A portion of the Krasilnikovia cinnamomea genome contains these proteins:
- a CDS encoding FtsW/RodA/SpoVE family cell cycle protein gives MTAPAVPASAPATTGEMPRTPGTKTRRNAELGLLAFAMLLVAVFAATVEANQLGGVSSSFWVPAALLGLLFLGLHLVVRFTAPYADPVLLPAVALINGIGVVFLRRLDLAKAIANKQAIPGVFALTGGRQLAWTLGALMLAAILLLVIRDHRVVSKYAYTLGLVGIVLVMIPAVLPSSISEVNGAKLWIKLGPFSIQPGEFAKIALVSFFAYYLVRKREVLSLASRRFMGIDFPRGRDLGPVVTVWLLSLLVLVFEKDLGTALLYFGLFVVTLYVATERASWLIIGLVMFFGGVYVAYLLGASLGGPFKNFYDRASIWLDPFSSQFYNRPVGGSYQLVQGLLGLGTGGMFGSGPGAGSPGQVPEVRTDFIFAGLGEEIGLFGLSALLVCYLLIVERGLRAAIGVRDSFGKLVAGGLAFTLGLQVFVIVGGITGLIPLTGQTTPFLSAGGSSLMANWLLIAMLLRISDAARRPETGGPVAPVGGVLKQPPAQLHGAMTEVIKP, from the coding sequence TTGACCGCGCCCGCCGTACCGGCCTCCGCACCCGCGACCACGGGTGAGATGCCGCGTACCCCGGGAACGAAGACGCGGCGCAACGCCGAGCTGGGCCTGCTGGCCTTCGCGATGCTGCTGGTGGCCGTGTTCGCGGCCACCGTCGAGGCGAACCAGCTCGGCGGCGTCAGCTCGTCGTTCTGGGTGCCGGCGGCGCTGCTCGGGCTGCTCTTCCTCGGACTGCACCTGGTGGTGCGGTTCACCGCCCCGTACGCCGACCCGGTCCTGCTGCCGGCGGTGGCGCTGATCAACGGCATCGGCGTGGTCTTCCTGCGCCGCCTCGACCTGGCCAAGGCGATCGCCAACAAGCAGGCCATCCCGGGGGTGTTCGCCCTCACCGGCGGCCGCCAGCTCGCCTGGACCCTCGGCGCGCTGATGCTGGCCGCGATCCTGCTGCTGGTCATCCGCGACCACAGGGTCGTCTCGAAGTACGCCTACACGCTCGGCCTGGTCGGCATCGTGCTGGTCATGATCCCGGCGGTGCTGCCCAGCAGCATCTCCGAGGTCAACGGCGCCAAGCTGTGGATCAAGCTGGGGCCGTTCTCGATCCAGCCCGGCGAGTTCGCCAAGATCGCGCTGGTCTCCTTCTTCGCCTATTACCTCGTGCGCAAGCGTGAGGTGCTGTCGCTGGCCAGCCGCCGGTTCATGGGTATCGACTTCCCGCGCGGCCGGGACCTCGGCCCGGTCGTGACCGTCTGGCTGCTGTCGCTGCTCGTCCTCGTCTTCGAGAAGGACCTCGGCACCGCGCTGCTGTACTTCGGCCTGTTCGTCGTCACCCTGTACGTGGCGACCGAGCGGGCCAGCTGGCTGATCATCGGCCTGGTGATGTTCTTCGGCGGCGTGTACGTGGCGTACCTGCTGGGCGCGTCGCTCGGGGGACCGTTCAAGAACTTCTACGACCGTGCCTCCATCTGGCTCGACCCGTTCAGCAGCCAGTTCTACAACCGGCCGGTCGGCGGCAGCTACCAGCTCGTCCAGGGGCTGCTCGGCCTCGGCACCGGCGGGATGTTCGGCTCCGGACCGGGCGCGGGCTCGCCCGGCCAGGTGCCCGAGGTGCGTACCGACTTCATCTTCGCGGGCCTCGGTGAGGAGATCGGCCTGTTCGGCCTCTCCGCCCTGCTCGTGTGCTACCTGCTGATCGTCGAGCGGGGGCTGCGTGCGGCCATCGGGGTGCGGGACTCGTTCGGCAAGCTGGTCGCGGGCGGCCTCGCCTTCACCCTCGGCTTGCAGGTCTTCGTCATCGTGGGTGGTATCACCGGACTCATCCCGCTGACCGGACAGACGACGCCGTTCCTGTCCGCCGGCGGCTCGTCCCTGATGGCGAACTGGCTGCTGATCGCGATGCTGCTGCGGATCTCCGACGCCGCGCGGCGCCCCGAGACCGGCGGCCCGGTCGCCCCGGTGGGCGGCGTGCTCAAGCAGCCACCCGCCCAGCTCCACGGCGCCATGACGGAGGTGATCAAGCCGTGA
- a CDS encoding penicillin-binding transpeptidase domain-containing protein — protein MNAPLRKAGVVILVLFGLLFVNLNYVQAYKADAYRTSDYNGRVQVAEYQRARGVIQADGQPLAQSKPTDGTLKYLRSYPSKQVEAWAPVVGYKPVNGAATGIERSENEFLAGTSDTLFADRISDMFTGDKTGGGNVVLSLKTKAQAVAYRELVNNERGVGKGAAIAIDPRTGAIQAMVTMPSFDPNPLASHDKKVAAAAYEKLIKDKDQPLLNRGLNETLPPGSTFKTIISAAALQNGYDVDSVLPAGQEYRNGGAIIRNAEDEVCPGARTTLKDALTTSCNTAFAQLGVKLGADTVKRTAQAFGFEQEDLTVGNLEDGGLPVAASRTGAIQNPDGSTDVGALAQSSLGQRDVRMTTLQGALIAATVANDGKQMRPYLVQQLVSPGLRPLYTANPKTLRTPINSDVAGKLKDMMVSVVENGTGKRARIGGMEVGGKTGTAQNAEGANPHGWFIGFAFNSKGEPVSAACVMLENVPGGHASAEAARITGLIMKAAAGQGGD, from the coding sequence GTGAACGCACCACTGCGCAAGGCCGGCGTGGTCATCCTCGTCCTGTTCGGGCTGCTCTTCGTCAACCTCAACTACGTGCAGGCGTACAAGGCGGACGCCTACCGCACCAGTGACTACAACGGCCGGGTCCAGGTCGCCGAGTACCAGCGTGCGCGCGGCGTGATCCAGGCCGACGGGCAGCCGCTGGCGCAGAGCAAGCCCACCGACGGCACCCTGAAGTACCTGCGGAGCTACCCGAGCAAGCAGGTCGAGGCGTGGGCGCCCGTGGTCGGGTACAAGCCGGTCAACGGCGCGGCCACCGGCATCGAGCGCAGCGAGAACGAGTTCCTCGCGGGCACCAGCGACACCCTGTTCGCGGACCGGATCAGCGACATGTTCACCGGGGACAAGACCGGCGGCGGAAACGTCGTGCTGAGCCTCAAGACGAAGGCGCAGGCCGTGGCGTACCGGGAGCTGGTCAACAACGAGCGGGGCGTGGGCAAGGGCGCCGCGATCGCGATCGACCCGCGTACGGGCGCGATCCAGGCGATGGTGACCATGCCCAGCTTCGACCCGAACCCGCTGGCCAGCCACGACAAGAAGGTCGCGGCCGCGGCGTACGAAAAGCTGATCAAGGACAAGGATCAGCCGCTGCTGAACCGGGGCCTCAACGAGACCCTGCCGCCCGGCTCCACGTTCAAGACGATCATCTCCGCGGCCGCGCTGCAGAACGGCTACGACGTGGACTCCGTGCTCCCGGCCGGGCAGGAGTACCGCAACGGTGGCGCGATCATCCGCAACGCCGAGGACGAGGTCTGCCCCGGCGCCAGGACCACCCTCAAGGACGCGCTGACCACGAGCTGCAACACCGCGTTCGCGCAGCTCGGCGTCAAGCTCGGCGCCGACACGGTGAAGCGGACGGCACAGGCGTTCGGCTTCGAGCAGGAGGACCTGACCGTCGGCAACCTGGAGGACGGCGGCCTGCCGGTCGCGGCCAGCCGCACCGGCGCCATCCAGAACCCGGACGGCAGCACGGACGTGGGCGCGCTCGCCCAGTCCTCCCTCGGCCAGCGCGACGTGCGGATGACCACGCTGCAGGGCGCGCTGATCGCCGCGACCGTGGCCAACGACGGCAAGCAGATGCGGCCGTACCTGGTGCAGCAGTTGGTCAGCCCCGGCCTGCGCCCGCTCTACACCGCGAACCCGAAGACGCTGCGCACCCCGATCAACTCGGACGTCGCGGGCAAGCTCAAGGACATGATGGTCAGCGTCGTCGAGAACGGCACCGGCAAGCGGGCCCGGATCGGCGGCATGGAGGTCGGCGGCAAGACCGGGACCGCGCAGAACGCCGAGGGGGCCAACCCGCACGGGTGGTTCATCGGCTTCGCGTTCAACTCCAAGGGTGAACCGGTCTCCGCGGCCTGCGTCATGCTGGAGAACGTGCCCGGTGGCCACGCCAGCGCCGAGGCCGCGCGGATCACCGGGCTGATCATGAAGGCCGCGGCGGGTCAGGGAGGGGACTGA
- a CDS encoding FHA domain-containing protein FhaB/FipA, with product MPEFVLTVARFGFLILLWIFVFTVVGVIRRDLFAGVRSKSIVASPRGVGGAVLQGRPAKAKRGKAARQLVVTAGQLAGTRITLGEAQITIGRAEDSTLVITDDYASARHARLVPRDGQWFVEDLGSTNGTYLDRGKVSGPTPVPLGVPIRIGRTSLELRP from the coding sequence TTGCCCGAATTCGTCCTCACCGTCGCCCGGTTCGGTTTCCTCATCCTTCTGTGGATCTTCGTGTTCACGGTGGTCGGGGTCATCCGCCGGGACCTCTTTGCCGGGGTCCGCTCCAAGAGCATCGTCGCCAGCCCTCGGGGGGTGGGTGGCGCGGTGCTGCAGGGCCGTCCGGCCAAGGCGAAGCGCGGTAAAGCGGCACGGCAACTCGTCGTGACCGCCGGCCAGCTGGCCGGGACGCGAATCACTCTGGGTGAAGCCCAGATCACCATCGGTCGGGCCGAGGACTCGACCCTGGTCATCACGGATGACTACGCGTCGGCCCGGCACGCCCGGCTGGTGCCGCGGGACGGTCAGTGGTTCGTCGAGGATCTCGGCTCGACGAACGGGACCTATCTCGATCGCGGTAAGGTCTCCGGACCCACTCCCGTCCCCCTTGGCGTGCCGATTCGCATCGGGCGCACTTCTCTCGAGTTACGGCCATGA
- a CDS encoding FhaA domain-containing protein, translating to MSSEPEEEPVSVLQRFEKRLEGLVEGAFAKVFKGVVHPVEILNAMQREAEAHKAILAGGRTLVPNRYVIDLSPYDHSRLAPYAAALAQELAQSQAEFIGEQAWTVYGDVIVEIERGDGLDTGMFRVTAEVYTGGEVAPVQQPSYDAAPAYSPYDQQQGGYQQHGHNGRNVGLVSGDGRTYPLQMGSTVIGRGDQANLRLPDVGISRRHARLDYDGSQVVLTDLGSTNGTMVNGQRVSAVALNPGDMIQLGTTTLTFRVDG from the coding sequence ATGTCCTCGGAACCCGAGGAGGAGCCGGTGAGCGTGCTGCAGCGCTTCGAGAAGCGGTTGGAAGGCCTGGTGGAAGGGGCCTTCGCGAAGGTGTTCAAGGGTGTCGTGCACCCGGTGGAGATTCTGAATGCCATGCAGCGGGAGGCCGAGGCACACAAGGCCATCCTGGCGGGTGGCCGCACCCTGGTACCCAACCGGTACGTGATCGACCTCTCGCCCTACGACCACAGCCGGCTCGCGCCCTACGCGGCCGCGCTGGCCCAGGAGTTGGCCCAGTCCCAGGCCGAGTTCATCGGTGAGCAGGCGTGGACCGTGTACGGCGACGTCATCGTCGAGATCGAGCGCGGCGACGGGCTGGACACCGGCATGTTCCGGGTCACCGCGGAGGTGTACACCGGCGGCGAGGTCGCCCCGGTACAGCAGCCTTCGTACGACGCGGCGCCGGCCTACTCGCCGTACGACCAGCAGCAGGGCGGCTACCAGCAGCACGGGCACAACGGCCGCAACGTCGGCCTGGTGTCCGGCGACGGCCGGACGTACCCGTTGCAGATGGGCTCGACGGTGATCGGCCGGGGCGACCAGGCCAATCTGCGCCTGCCGGACGTCGGCATCTCGCGCCGGCACGCCCGGCTCGACTACGACGGCAGCCAGGTGGTGCTGACCGATCTCGGTTCGACGAACGGCACGATGGTCAACGGCCAGCGGGTCTCCGCCGTGGCGCTCAACCCCGGCGACATGATCCAGCTCGGCACCACCACGCTGACGTTCCGAGTGGACGGCTAG
- a CDS encoding PP2C family protein-serine/threonine phosphatase, producing the protein MTLTLRYAAQSDRGLIRDGNQDSVYAGPRLLAVADGMGGMAAGDVASNIVIAAMAPLDEDVPGDALVDALRHAVGTANQQLRDTVDANPHLEGMGTTLTAVLFSGSKFGMVHIGDSRAYLLRGTEFAQITKDDTYVQMLVDEGRISPEEASSHPQRSLLTRALDGRDIDPEYSVRQVLKGDRYLICSDGLSGVVSAETIAESMRTLADPQECVERLVQLALRGGGPDNITVVVADATDADIVEQAPIVGGAAARDRGNATRADSSSAAARAAALQAPRPAQPEATADDREDPEPRRHPVRTSMLVLLLFATLGGGLWLGWQYTQDQYYVGATPAGQIAIFRGVPGQIAGLDLSSVNETSAARLDDLTTVAQDRVKQGIHADSRPDARRRLAELTSDVPTNLNLKPICPPSGTPSETTAPATTAPAATEQTPSVDQTTSPAAGKTTPPAAGKASAPGSTIAATTPATVPVTTPDAQASTSAPTIVDPVGCRTVD; encoded by the coding sequence ATGACCCTGACCCTGCGCTACGCCGCCCAGAGCGACCGCGGTCTGATCCGAGACGGAAACCAGGACTCCGTCTACGCCGGACCGCGGCTGCTCGCCGTCGCCGACGGCATGGGCGGCATGGCCGCCGGTGACGTCGCCAGCAACATCGTCATCGCGGCCATGGCTCCCCTGGACGAGGACGTGCCCGGTGACGCGCTCGTCGACGCCCTGCGGCATGCCGTCGGCACCGCCAACCAGCAGCTGCGCGACACCGTGGACGCCAACCCGCACCTGGAGGGCATGGGCACCACGTTGACCGCCGTGCTCTTCTCGGGCAGCAAGTTCGGCATGGTGCACATCGGTGACTCCCGGGCGTACCTGCTGCGTGGTACCGAATTCGCCCAGATCACCAAGGACGACACGTACGTGCAGATGCTGGTCGACGAGGGGCGGATCAGCCCCGAGGAGGCCAGCAGCCACCCGCAGCGTTCCCTGCTCACCCGGGCGCTGGACGGTCGCGACATCGACCCGGAGTACTCGGTCCGCCAGGTGCTCAAGGGCGACCGCTATCTGATCTGCAGCGACGGGCTCTCCGGCGTGGTCAGCGCGGAGACCATCGCGGAGAGCATGCGTACCCTCGCCGACCCGCAGGAGTGTGTGGAGCGGCTGGTGCAGCTCGCCCTGCGCGGTGGCGGCCCCGACAACATCACCGTGGTGGTCGCGGACGCGACCGACGCGGACATCGTCGAGCAGGCCCCGATCGTCGGCGGTGCCGCCGCCCGGGACCGCGGCAACGCCACCCGGGCCGACAGCTCCAGCGCCGCCGCCCGCGCCGCCGCGCTGCAGGCGCCCCGGCCCGCACAGCCCGAGGCCACCGCGGACGACCGGGAGGATCCGGAGCCGCGGCGGCATCCGGTGCGTACCAGCATGCTCGTGCTGCTGCTCTTCGCCACCCTGGGCGGCGGGCTCTGGCTGGGCTGGCAGTACACCCAGGACCAGTACTACGTGGGCGCCACGCCCGCCGGTCAGATCGCCATCTTCCGGGGCGTACCCGGACAGATCGCGGGCCTCGACCTGTCCAGCGTCAACGAGACCAGCGCCGCCCGCCTCGACGACCTCACCACGGTCGCGCAGGACCGCGTCAAACAGGGCATCCACGCCGACAGCCGGCCCGACGCGCGGCGCCGTCTCGCCGAACTGACCAGCGACGTGCCGACCAACCTCAACCTCAAGCCGATCTGCCCACCCAGTGGCACGCCGTCCGAGACCACGGCACCCGCCACCACCGCACCGGCCGCGACGGAGCAGACGCCGTCGGTGGACCAGACCACGTCGCCCGCGGCGGGGAAGACCACCCCGCCGGCGGCCGGGAAGGCCTCGGCTCCCGGCTCGACCATCGCCGCCACCACGCCGGCCACCGTGCCCGTGACCACCCCGGACGCTCAGGCTTCCACCTCCGCCCCGACGATCGTCGATCCGGTCGGGTGCCGGACGGTCGACTGA
- a CDS encoding serine/threonine-protein kinase produces MISPGVTLGGRYRLDERIAGGGMGDVWRGTDEVLGRTVAVKILLPALLEEPGFAERFRGEARTMATINHPGVVDVYDYGSDQQLAFLVMEYVEGDALSRTLSRVGRLTPGRTMALVAQAADALQAAHANGIVHRDVKPGNLLVRPNGTLVLTDFGIARSELVGQLTVAGSVLGTASYISPEQASGGVATPASDVYALGVVAYQCLSGHRPFDGATPIEIAMKHVRDIPRPLPPDIPPAVRAIVDRALAKDPATRWPTASAMAAVARQAASSLTTAAQQPVPNGSVPVNRPQSGGPAMNRPQGAAPVSNRPHSGAPSSGPPGHPMSGQARPPYPPVPRPVSGSQARGAASVPQVNPYAQPLVPQAHQQQPAPQSSGGRQVLIVLAVVLALLVLLCAGVISFLLNQGNTNSLGVVRTTAAVAAEPPAESYRAIQQVGGARSLDHASEGRQTL; encoded by the coding sequence ATGATCAGCCCTGGCGTGACCCTTGGTGGCCGCTACCGCCTCGACGAGCGCATCGCGGGCGGCGGCATGGGCGACGTGTGGCGCGGCACCGACGAGGTGCTCGGCCGTACGGTCGCCGTGAAGATCCTGCTGCCCGCCCTGCTGGAGGAGCCCGGCTTCGCGGAGCGCTTCCGGGGCGAGGCCCGCACCATGGCCACGATCAACCACCCCGGCGTGGTCGACGTCTACGACTACGGCAGCGACCAGCAGCTGGCGTTCCTGGTCATGGAGTACGTCGAGGGCGACGCGCTGTCCCGTACCCTCAGCCGGGTCGGCCGGCTCACCCCCGGCCGCACGATGGCGCTGGTGGCGCAGGCCGCCGACGCGTTGCAGGCCGCGCACGCGAACGGCATCGTGCACCGCGACGTGAAGCCCGGCAACCTGCTGGTCCGTCCCAACGGGACGCTGGTGCTCACCGACTTCGGCATCGCCCGCTCCGAGCTGGTCGGCCAGCTCACGGTCGCCGGTTCGGTGCTCGGCACCGCCTCCTACATCTCCCCGGAACAGGCCTCCGGCGGCGTGGCCACCCCGGCGTCCGATGTGTACGCCCTCGGCGTGGTCGCCTACCAGTGCCTCTCCGGGCACCGGCCGTTCGACGGGGCGACCCCGATCGAGATCGCCATGAAGCACGTCCGCGACATCCCGCGGCCGCTGCCCCCGGACATCCCGCCCGCGGTCCGCGCGATCGTCGACCGCGCGCTGGCCAAGGACCCGGCCACCCGCTGGCCCACCGCCTCGGCCATGGCCGCGGTGGCCCGGCAGGCCGCGTCGTCGCTGACCACGGCGGCACAGCAGCCCGTGCCCAACGGTTCCGTGCCGGTCAACCGGCCGCAGTCCGGCGGCCCGGCCATGAACCGGCCGCAGGGTGCCGCACCGGTGTCGAACCGCCCGCACTCCGGGGCGCCGTCGTCCGGCCCGCCCGGGCACCCCATGTCGGGCCAGGCCCGGCCGCCGTACCCGCCCGTGCCGCGACCCGTCTCGGGCAGTCAGGCCCGGGGCGCGGCGTCCGTGCCGCAGGTCAACCCGTACGCGCAACCGCTGGTGCCGCAGGCGCACCAGCAGCAGCCGGCCCCGCAGAGCTCGGGCGGCCGCCAGGTGCTCATCGTGCTCGCCGTGGTGCTGGCCCTGCTGGTGCTGCTGTGCGCCGGAGTCATCTCGTTCCTACTCAACCAGGGCAATACGAACTCGCTGGGTGTTGTGCGGACCACGGCGGCGGTGGCCGCTGAACCGCCGGCGGAGTCGTACCGTGCTATTCAACAGGTTGGCGGAGCGCGCAGCCTGGACCACGCGAGCGAAGGACGACAGACGCTATGA